A window from Carassius gibelio isolate Cgi1373 ecotype wild population from Czech Republic chromosome B3, carGib1.2-hapl.c, whole genome shotgun sequence encodes these proteins:
- the LOC127952778 gene encoding galactose-specific lectin nattectin-like isoform X4 — translation MAVWPLCLSFFLLFALDASETALLTGISDEGAPLNCRSDGTCTLVRQATCESGWSAYEGRCFRFFNFQRSWIEAEKQCLGYDGNLASVHSYEEYIFVQFMIKSQTQAATPSWIGGYDAVSEGTWLWSDGSKLDQEIWAPSQPDNTNRDEHCLMMNYQPSSNWNDNPCHVKKPYVCVKKYSRAFKLNVKL, via the exons ATGGCAGTCTGGCCtctttgtctgtctttctttctgctcTTTGCTCTGGATGCTTCAG aGACAGCACTTCTTACTGGCATAAGCGATG aGGGAGCTCCTCTTAATTGCAGAAGCGATG GGACCTGTACCCTGGTCAGACAAG CAACCTGTGAAAGTGGATGGTCTGCATATGAAGGTAGATGCTTCCGCTTTTTTAACTTTCAGCGTTCCTGGATTGAAGCAGAG AAACAGTGTTTGGGCTACGATGGGAACCTGGCCTCTGTACACAGTTATGAGGAGTACATCTTCGTACAGTTCATGATTAAATCTCAAACTCAAGCTGCAACTCCGTCCTGGATAGGAGGCTATGACGCTGTTTCA GAGGGAACATGGCTGTGGAGTGATGGATCAAAACTGGACCAAGAGATATGGGCTCCTTCACAACCTGACAATACCAATAGAGACGAGCACTGTCTTATGATGAACTATCAAC CCTCGAGCAACTGGAATGACAACCCCTGTCATGTTAAAAAGccttatgtgtgtgtgaagaaatACTCTCGAGCATTTaagttaaatgtaaaattgtga
- the LOC127952778 gene encoding galactose-specific lectin nattectin-like isoform X1 has protein sequence MAVWPLCLSFFLLFALDASEATPLNGTSNETALLTGISDEGAPLNCRSDGTCTLVRQATCESGWSAYEGRCFRFFNFQRSWIEAEKQCLGYDGNLASVHSYEEYIFVQFMIKSQTQAATPSWIGGYDAVSEGTWLWSDGSKLDQEIWAPSQPDNTNRDEHCLMMNYQPSSNWNDNPCHVKKPYVCVKKYSRAFKLNVKL, from the exons ATGGCAGTCTGGCCtctttgtctgtctttctttctgctcTTTGCTCTGGATGCTTCAG AGGCAACACCTCTTAATGGCACAAGCAATG aGACAGCACTTCTTACTGGCATAAGCGATG aGGGAGCTCCTCTTAATTGCAGAAGCGATG GGACCTGTACCCTGGTCAGACAAG CAACCTGTGAAAGTGGATGGTCTGCATATGAAGGTAGATGCTTCCGCTTTTTTAACTTTCAGCGTTCCTGGATTGAAGCAGAG AAACAGTGTTTGGGCTACGATGGGAACCTGGCCTCTGTACACAGTTATGAGGAGTACATCTTCGTACAGTTCATGATTAAATCTCAAACTCAAGCTGCAACTCCGTCCTGGATAGGAGGCTATGACGCTGTTTCA GAGGGAACATGGCTGTGGAGTGATGGATCAAAACTGGACCAAGAGATATGGGCTCCTTCACAACCTGACAATACCAATAGAGACGAGCACTGTCTTATGATGAACTATCAAC CCTCGAGCAACTGGAATGACAACCCCTGTCATGTTAAAAAGccttatgtgtgtgtgaagaaatACTCTCGAGCATTTaagttaaatgtaaaattgtga